The Streptomyces aurantiacus genome includes a region encoding these proteins:
- a CDS encoding M14 family metallopeptidase codes for MRLRSRGSGGAPATTASPGRRGRRTAALATLLALALAAPIAATTNASGAPGGAPASDTDTIRQYEIHLHGSSSATRTAIAQTGVSIDEADEETVVVSGRAAQAKKLRQLGYEVSPLGTAPDRSSAADVGILDFPSADSRYHNYAEMNTEINQRLAAYPGIMSKRVIGKSYQGRDIVAIKISDNVATDESEPEVLFTHHQHAREHLTVEMALYLLRELGAGYGSDSRVTNMVNNREIWILPDLNPDGGEYDIASGAYRSWRKNRQPNTGSSYVGTDMNRNWNYRWGCCGGSSGSTSSETYRGTAPESAPEVKVVADFVRSRVVGGKQQIRAGVDFHTYSELVLWPFGYTTANTTTGMTADDRNAFAAVGGKMAASNGYTPEQSSDLYITDGSIDDYLWGSQKIFGYTFEMYPGSSGGGGFYPPDEVIERETSRNRDAVLQLLENADCMYRSIGKEAQYCS; via the coding sequence CGGCCGACGCACCGCCGCCCTCGCCACGCTCCTCGCCCTGGCCCTCGCGGCACCCATCGCCGCCACGACCAACGCGAGCGGCGCCCCCGGAGGGGCCCCCGCCTCCGACACGGACACCATCCGTCAGTACGAGATCCACCTGCACGGCAGCTCCTCCGCCACCCGTACGGCCATCGCGCAGACCGGCGTGTCCATAGACGAGGCCGACGAGGAGACCGTCGTCGTCTCGGGCCGCGCGGCCCAGGCGAAGAAGCTGCGCCAACTCGGCTACGAGGTCTCGCCCCTCGGCACCGCCCCGGACCGGTCGAGCGCCGCGGACGTCGGCATCCTCGACTTCCCCTCCGCCGACTCGCGCTATCACAACTACGCCGAGATGAACACGGAGATCAACCAGCGCCTGGCCGCCTACCCGGGCATCATGAGCAAGCGCGTGATCGGGAAGTCGTACCAGGGCCGGGACATCGTCGCCATCAAGATCAGCGACAACGTCGCCACCGACGAGTCCGAGCCCGAGGTCCTGTTCACCCACCACCAGCACGCGCGCGAGCACCTGACCGTGGAGATGGCGCTCTACCTGCTGCGCGAGCTGGGCGCCGGCTACGGCTCGGACTCCCGCGTCACGAACATGGTGAACAACCGCGAGATCTGGATCCTCCCGGACCTCAACCCGGACGGCGGCGAGTACGACATCGCGTCCGGCGCGTACCGCTCGTGGCGCAAGAACCGCCAGCCCAACACCGGCAGTTCGTACGTCGGCACGGACATGAACCGCAACTGGAACTACCGCTGGGGCTGCTGCGGCGGCTCCTCGGGGTCCACGTCCTCCGAGACCTACCGGGGCACGGCGCCCGAGTCGGCGCCCGAGGTCAAGGTCGTCGCCGACTTCGTGCGCAGCCGGGTCGTCGGCGGCAAGCAGCAGATCAGGGCGGGCGTGGACTTCCACACCTACAGCGAGCTGGTGCTGTGGCCCTTCGGCTACACCACGGCCAACACCACGACCGGCATGACGGCCGACGACCGCAACGCCTTCGCCGCGGTCGGCGGCAAGATGGCGGCCAGCAACGGCTACACGCCCGAGCAGTCCAGCGACCTCTACATCACCGACGGTTCGATCGACGACTACCTCTGGGGCAGCCAGAAGATCTTCGGCTACACCTTCGAGATGTATCCGGGGTCCAGTGGCGGGGGCGGCTTCTACCCGCCCGACGAGGTCATCGAGCGGGAGACGTCCCGTAACAGGGACGCGGTGCTCCAGCTGCTGGAGAACGCCGACTGCATGTACCGCTCCATCGGCAAGGAAGCGCAGTACTGCAGTTGA